One genomic region from Epinephelus moara isolate mb chromosome 8, YSFRI_EMoa_1.0, whole genome shotgun sequence encodes:
- the LOC126394446 gene encoding L-serine dehydratase/L-threonine deaminase-like, which translates to MKTQQHLHVATPVRQSLALTKVAGTSIYLKLDSSQPTGSFKIRGIGHLCKTWAERGCERFVCCSGGNAGMAAAYSARQLGVPATIVVPSVTPNPTVERLKDEGATVVIHGKALNESIEYGQQLVANNPNWIFISPFDDPLIWEGHTSLVKELEQDLKEKPGAIVLSVGGGGLLNGVVEGLRRADWADVPIVAMETMGAHSLNAAVKAGELVTLPEITSIATTLGLTRVSAQTFKLLGKHTVFSEVVTDQQAVKAVERFVDDEKVLVEPACGAALAAVYSGIIKRLQEEDKLAQRLGPVVIVVCGGNNISMEQLWRLKKQLGVI; encoded by the exons ATGAAGACCCAGCAGCATCTTCATGTGGCCACTCCAGTAAGGCAGAGCCTCGCCCTGACTAAAGTAGCAGGGACCTCCATTTACCTCAAGCTGGATTCATCTCAGCCCACAGGATCCTTCAAGATCAGAGGCATCGGACACCTCTGCAAAACA TGGGCAGAGCGAGGATGTGAGCGGTTTGTCTGCTGTTCAG GAGGAAATGCCGGTATGGCAGCAGCTTATTCTGCCCGTCAGCTCGGGGTACCTGCAACCATAGTAGTTCCAAGTGTTACACCGAACCCAACAGTGGAGAGGCTGAAGGACGAGGGCGCCACTGTGGTTATCCACGGCAAG GCTCTGAATGAAAGCATTGAATACGGGCAGCAGCTTGTGGCAAACAACCCCAACTGGATATTCATCTCTCCCTTTGATGATCCCCTCATCTG ggaagGCCACACATCTCTGGTGAAGGAGCTGGAGCAAGACTTGAAGGAGAAGCCGGGAGCAATCGTGTTGTCAGTGGGAGGCGGAGGCCTGCTGAATGGAGTGGTGGAGGGACTGCGTCGTGCCGACTGGGCTGACGTGCCCATTGTAGCCATGGAAACCATGGGAGCACATAGCCTCAATGCAGCAGTGAAAGCTGGGGAGTTGGTCACTCTACCTGAAATTACCAG TATTGCAACCACACTGGGCCTGACGAGAGTGTCTGCACAGACTTTTAAACTGTTAGGCAAGCACACAGTTTTCTCAGAAGTAGTCACAGACCAGCAGGCTGTAAAAGCTGTGGAGCGCTTTGTAG ATGACGAGAAGGTCCTGGTGGAGCCTGCCTGTGGTGCTGCCCTGGCAGCCGTGTACAGCGGCATTATCAAAAGGCTGCAGGAAGAGGACAAGCTGGCGCAGCGCCTGGGCCCGGTGGTCATCGTGGTGTGCGGCGGCAACAACATCAGCATGGAGCAGCTATGGAGGCTGAAAAAGCAGCTTGGTGTTATCTAA